In the genome of Enterococcus hirae ATCC 9790, one region contains:
- a CDS encoding Bax inhibitor-1/YccA family protein — MNNQGTISTGLNRFYAKVYGYLGGGLALSAIISYLALQVYPQQVFSFINNFPLGFMGLWIVELILVVVLGVKAAKNPSLAIGGFIAYSLLNGLTLAVTLAMYDIGSITRAFITATGMFLGMSVVGLVTKKDLTGVGRAGMAALIGVIIAMVLNVFILRSSAVELFISLLLVVIFAGITAYDNQKIRSIYIESNGTAHSGIAVFLALQLYLDFINLFLAFLRIFGRNN, encoded by the coding sequence ATGAATAATCAAGGTACTATTTCAACAGGACTGAATCGCTTCTATGCTAAGGTCTATGGTTATCTAGGAGGAGGTCTAGCATTAAGTGCGATTATCTCTTATCTCGCATTACAAGTATATCCTCAACAAGTTTTCTCGTTCATCAATAATTTCCCATTAGGCTTTATGGGTCTCTGGATCGTAGAGTTGATTTTAGTAGTTGTATTGGGCGTTAAAGCAGCTAAAAACCCAAGTTTAGCTATTGGTGGTTTTATTGCGTATTCGCTCTTGAATGGACTGACGTTAGCTGTCACATTAGCGATGTATGATATCGGTAGCATTACCAGAGCGTTTATTACAGCAACTGGAATGTTTTTAGGGATGTCCGTTGTAGGCTTGGTTACTAAAAAAGATTTGACAGGTGTCGGCCGTGCCGGAATGGCCGCATTGATCGGTGTCATTATTGCCATGGTCTTAAATGTCTTTATTTTACGAAGCAGCGCAGTAGAGTTGTTTATTTCTCTTCTTTTAGTCGTGATCTTCGCAGGAATTACCGCATATGACAACCAAAAGATCCGGTCAATCTATATAGAATCAAATGGGACAGCACACAGTGGAATTGCCGTTTTCTTGGCATTGCAACTATACCTTGATTTTATCAACTTGTTCTTAGCATTCTTAAGAATTTTCGGACGTAACAATTAA
- a CDS encoding MaoC/PaaZ C-terminal domain-containing protein, translated as MNISKPRKLGKTINELEEGDSLSLTESIEDNQLLLYLGLTNDANPLYIQHDFAKQTEYQQPIVPSVMLMGIITSAISKHLPGPGSHVVNFSVNFIEPVFHYQTLTFQFDIIKVDKMKNVVTISVEANNSEENRVLDAVVMVQPPVEPELEITLESEGETYE; from the coding sequence TTGAACATAAGTAAACCACGTAAATTAGGAAAAACCATCAATGAACTGGAGGAAGGGGACTCGTTGTCTTTAACTGAATCGATTGAAGACAATCAGCTGTTATTGTATTTAGGACTAACAAATGATGCGAATCCACTATACATCCAACATGATTTTGCGAAACAAACGGAGTACCAACAACCGATTGTGCCTTCTGTCATGTTGATGGGCATCATCACCAGTGCAATTTCAAAACATTTGCCAGGTCCTGGGTCTCATGTAGTCAATTTTTCTGTCAATTTTATTGAGCCAGTTTTCCATTATCAAACATTGACTTTTCAGTTTGATATTATCAAAGTAGACAAAATGAAAAATGTCGTGACAATCTCTGTCGAAGCAAACAATAGCGAAGAAAATCGGGTATTGGATGCAGTAGTGATGGTTCAGCCACCGGTCGAACCAGAATTAGAGATTACTCTTGAAAGTGAAGGTGAAACATATGAATAA
- the dnaI gene encoding primosomal protein DnaI — MEDVGKELKRIISQRNYQQKFAEMIEEVLNDPDVQAFLADHKDELTQADIEKSYAKLYEFVQEKRKYQKNDPTMIAPGYEPKLTLNFHYVDVTYVPTEALLAKKRQEEIRNRIKAVDMPKDIQDASFNNFERTDGRSYASFEALDFVENYSASPKDYHKGLYLVGSFGIGKTYLLGATARELAIKGFTTTLVHFPTFAVEMKQAIGKDQVAEKLDAVKRSPILMMDDIGADAMSSWIRDEVFGVILQYRMQEQLPTFFSSNFTMNELEQHLAVTQRGDEEPLKAKRIMERIRYLTKEIEMTGRNRRNG, encoded by the coding sequence ATGGAAGATGTAGGAAAAGAATTAAAGCGGATCATCAGCCAGCGAAATTATCAACAAAAATTTGCTGAAATGATCGAAGAAGTCCTCAACGATCCAGATGTGCAAGCCTTTTTGGCGGATCACAAAGATGAATTAACACAAGCAGATATCGAAAAAAGTTATGCAAAACTATATGAATTTGTCCAAGAAAAACGAAAATACCAAAAAAATGACCCTACGATGATCGCTCCTGGCTATGAGCCCAAGCTAACCTTGAATTTTCATTATGTCGATGTGACTTATGTTCCAACAGAAGCCTTATTGGCGAAGAAAAGACAAGAAGAAATCAGGAACCGGATCAAAGCTGTCGATATGCCAAAAGATATCCAAGATGCTTCTTTCAATAATTTTGAGCGTACCGATGGACGGAGCTATGCGAGCTTTGAAGCATTAGACTTTGTGGAAAATTATAGTGCAAGTCCCAAAGACTATCACAAAGGACTCTATTTAGTTGGCAGCTTTGGAATAGGAAAGACCTATCTTTTAGGAGCGACTGCCAGAGAACTAGCCATTAAAGGCTTTACAACTACACTTGTCCATTTTCCAACTTTTGCTGTTGAAATGAAACAAGCGATTGGAAAAGATCAAGTCGCAGAAAAACTAGATGCAGTCAAACGTTCACCGATCTTAATGATGGATGACATTGGCGCTGATGCCATGAGTAGTTGGATCAGAGATGAAGTCTTTGGTGTGATTTTGCAATATCGAATGCAAGAGCAACTGCCAACCTTTTTCTCTTCCAATTTTACAATGAATGAATTGGAGCAACATCTTGCTGTGACACAGCGTGGAGATGAAGAACCATTGAAAGCCAAACGAATCATGGAACGGATTCGTTATTTGACAAAAGAAATTGAAATGACTGGACGCAATCGGAGAAATGGCTAG
- the polA gene encoding DNA polymerase I: MTKNKLLLVDGNSVAFRAFFALHNSLERFKNRNGLHTNAIYAFNTMFENVMQKEQPTHVLVAFDAGKTTFRTEMYAEYKGGRSKTPGEFKEQMPYIRELLTGLGVQYYELPNYEADDIIGTLAEKVNKEEFDVVVLSGDRDLTQLASNEIKVDITVKGVSDIESYTPEHVAEKYDGLTPNQIIDMKGLAGDASDNIPGVTKIGEKTAIKLLKQYGSVEGIYEHIDEMKQSKMKENLINDKEQAFLSKQLATINTDAPVEVSIDSLKYEGKNLEKLVPFYKEMEFKQFLAKLDLVEEEVELEDILFEVVHEYHEDMFTTDMALYVEMMGDNYHTEDIVGVAWGTKQKIYVTNDLALFENEAFCAWLADPTRLKKVYDAKRTYVALNRYATKTKGIDFDVLLGAYLLDTNEKSTDIEGIAAHYGYHEVQSDEAIYGKGAKKGLPEEEEVFFAHLARKVSAINVLTPKLSQELTEKNQMALFREMELPLSIILAEMEITGIKVDASRLQEMKIEFSDRLKEIEETIYQEAGESFNLNSPKQLGVILFEKMGLPVIKKTKTGYSTAVDVLEQLREQAPIVDDILTYRQIAKIQSTYVEGLLKVIQSDGKVHTRYVQTLTQTGRLSSVDPNLQNIPIRLDEGRKIRQAFVPREKDWLIYSSDYSQIELRVLAHISNDEHLKAAFLEGQDIHASTAMRVFGIEKAEDVTPNMRRQAKAVNFGIVYGISDYGLSQNLGITRKAAQQYIDTYFEKYPGVKEYMERIVREAKEQGFVETLYHRRRYLPDINSRNYNIRSFAERTAINTPIQGSAADILKIAMIELDKRLKEEKLSATMLLQVHDELVFEVPETELERLDKLVSEVMEHAVSLHVPLITDSSWGKTWYEAK; this comes from the coding sequence ATGACAAAAAATAAATTATTACTTGTAGATGGAAATAGTGTTGCTTTTCGCGCATTTTTTGCTTTACACAATTCATTAGAACGGTTTAAAAATAGAAATGGGTTGCATACAAATGCGATCTATGCTTTTAACACGATGTTTGAAAATGTGATGCAAAAAGAGCAACCTACTCATGTATTAGTTGCATTCGATGCAGGAAAGACGACGTTTAGAACCGAGATGTATGCAGAATACAAAGGTGGCCGTTCAAAAACTCCTGGAGAATTTAAAGAACAGATGCCTTACATTCGTGAATTACTCACAGGACTAGGTGTCCAATACTATGAATTACCTAATTATGAAGCGGATGACATCATTGGGACATTAGCCGAAAAAGTCAATAAAGAAGAATTTGATGTCGTTGTTTTATCTGGTGATCGAGATCTGACTCAATTAGCTAGTAATGAAATCAAAGTAGACATTACGGTGAAAGGTGTGAGTGATATCGAAAGTTACACACCTGAACATGTGGCTGAAAAATATGATGGGTTGACGCCAAATCAAATCATTGATATGAAAGGTTTGGCAGGAGACGCTTCAGACAATATTCCTGGTGTGACGAAAATCGGCGAAAAAACAGCAATCAAATTGTTAAAACAATATGGATCCGTTGAAGGGATCTATGAGCATATTGATGAAATGAAACAAAGCAAAATGAAAGAAAATTTGATCAATGATAAAGAACAAGCTTTCTTATCCAAACAATTAGCGACGATCAATACAGATGCGCCAGTTGAAGTCTCGATTGATTCATTGAAATATGAAGGGAAAAACTTAGAGAAATTGGTGCCATTTTATAAAGAAATGGAATTTAAACAATTCCTGGCAAAGCTGGACCTTGTTGAGGAAGAAGTAGAACTTGAAGATATCCTATTTGAAGTAGTCCATGAATACCATGAGGACATGTTCACGACTGACATGGCTTTATATGTGGAGATGATGGGAGACAATTACCATACAGAAGATATCGTGGGTGTAGCTTGGGGGACGAAACAAAAAATTTATGTTACGAATGATCTAGCGTTATTTGAGAACGAAGCTTTTTGTGCTTGGCTAGCTGATCCAACACGGTTGAAAAAAGTCTATGATGCTAAACGGACTTATGTGGCTTTAAATCGTTATGCTACGAAAACAAAAGGGATCGATTTTGATGTCTTGCTTGGTGCCTACTTGCTTGATACAAATGAGAAAAGTACGGATATTGAAGGAATCGCTGCCCATTATGGCTATCATGAAGTGCAGTCAGATGAAGCAATTTATGGAAAAGGGGCAAAAAAAGGATTACCGGAAGAGGAAGAAGTATTTTTTGCCCACCTTGCCAGAAAAGTATCTGCCATTAATGTTTTAACACCTAAGTTAAGTCAAGAATTAACAGAAAAAAACCAAATGGCCTTGTTCCGTGAGATGGAACTACCCCTTTCAATCATCTTAGCTGAAATGGAAATCACTGGTATCAAAGTTGATGCTTCTCGTTTACAAGAAATGAAAATCGAATTCTCCGATCGATTGAAAGAGATCGAGGAAACAATCTATCAAGAGGCTGGTGAATCCTTCAATTTAAACTCACCAAAACAATTAGGGGTCATTTTATTTGAAAAAATGGGGTTACCGGTGATCAAGAAAACGAAGACGGGCTATTCCACTGCGGTCGATGTTTTAGAACAATTAAGAGAACAAGCACCAATCGTGGATGACATCTTGACGTATCGCCAAATCGCCAAGATCCAGTCAACTTATGTAGAAGGTTTGTTAAAAGTCATTCAATCCGATGGGAAAGTCCATACCAGATATGTTCAAACATTGACTCAAACAGGGCGTTTAAGTTCAGTAGATCCTAATTTACAGAATATTCCTATTCGCTTAGATGAAGGGCGAAAGATTCGCCAAGCGTTTGTGCCTAGAGAAAAAGACTGGTTGATCTATTCATCTGACTATTCACAAATCGAATTGCGAGTCTTGGCTCATATCTCGAATGATGAACATTTAAAAGCAGCCTTTCTTGAAGGACAAGACATCCATGCAAGTACTGCTATGCGTGTTTTTGGGATTGAAAAAGCAGAAGATGTCACACCAAATATGCGTCGTCAAGCAAAAGCAGTCAATTTTGGGATCGTTTATGGCATTTCTGACTATGGTTTATCACAAAATCTTGGGATTACAAGAAAAGCAGCGCAACAGTACATTGATACGTATTTTGAGAAATATCCTGGAGTCAAAGAATATATGGAACGTATCGTTCGTGAAGCAAAGGAACAAGGATTTGTCGAAACCCTTTACCATCGCAGACGTTATTTACCAGATATCAATTCACGAAATTATAATATACGTTCTTTTGCTGAAAGAACAGCAATCAATACCCCAATCCAAGGAAGTGCCGCTGATATTCTTAAAATCGCGATGATCGAGTTGGATAAACGCTTAAAAGAAGAAAAACTATCAGCAACCATGTTGTTACAAGTACACGATGAATTGGTTTTTGAAGTGCCAGAAACAGAATTAGAACGATTAGACAAATTAGTAAGTGAAGTCATGGAACATGCCGTGTCCTTACACGTACCATTGATTACAGATAGTAGTTGGGGGAAAACGTGGTATGAAGCGAAATAG
- the nrdR gene encoding transcriptional regulator NrdR, which produces MRCPRCQHNNSRVIDSRQADDGRAIRRRRECENCSFRFTTFERIEAAPLLVIKKNGEREEFNRDKILRGLIRSAEKRPVAMEQMEQIVNHVENRVRSLGENEVSTTLIGEYVMEDLVNLDEIAYIRFASVYRQFKDMSVFLKELQDIVDKAKENNKENHKENNE; this is translated from the coding sequence ATGAGATGTCCTAGATGTCAACATAACAATTCCCGAGTGATTGATAGTCGACAAGCGGATGATGGTCGAGCAATTCGTCGAAGACGAGAGTGCGAAAACTGTTCTTTTCGTTTTACAACATTTGAAAGAATTGAAGCAGCACCTTTATTAGTGATCAAAAAAAATGGGGAACGGGAAGAATTTAATCGTGACAAGATTTTAAGAGGATTAATCCGTTCAGCAGAAAAAAGACCAGTTGCGATGGAACAAATGGAACAAATCGTAAACCATGTTGAAAATCGGGTGCGAAGTCTTGGTGAAAATGAAGTATCGACGACGTTGATCGGAGAATACGTGATGGAAGATCTGGTCAATTTAGATGAGATTGCTTATATCCGTTTTGCCAGTGTTTATCGTCAATTTAAAGATATGTCGGTGTTTTTAAAAGAATTACAAGACATCGTTGATAAAGCAAAAGAAAATAATAAAGAGAATCACAAAGAAAACAACGAATAA
- the murC gene encoding UDP-N-acetylmuramate--L-alanine ligase, giving the protein MENQNKLYHFVGIKGSGMSSLALVLHEQGLPVQGSDIEKYFFTQRDLEKANIKILPFDAENVQPGMTIIAGNAFPDTHEEIQRAKELGLEVVRYHDFIGDFIQNYTSIAVTGSHGKTSTTGLLSHMLTGIRPTSYLIGDGTGHGDPQAEFFAFEACEYRRHFLAYSPDYVIMTNIDFDHPDYYTSIDDVFTAFQSMANQVKKAIFAYGDDAYLRKLEADVPIYYYGVSEDDDIQARNIERTTTGSAFDVYHKDEFVGHFTVPAFGKHNILNALGVIAVAYFEKLDQEEVAKELLTFPGVKRRFSEKIVADMTVVDDYAHHPAEIKATIDGARQKYPDKEIIAVFQPHTFTRTIALMDEFAEALDLADKVYLCDIFGSAREEQGDVKIEDLGNKIKKGGQVIKEDNVSPLLDFHDAVIIFMGAGDVQKFEQAYEKLLSSTTKNVL; this is encoded by the coding sequence ATGGAAAATCAAAATAAATTATACCATTTTGTTGGTATTAAAGGATCAGGAATGAGCTCATTGGCACTTGTCTTACACGAGCAAGGGTTACCAGTACAAGGATCAGATATCGAAAAATATTTCTTTACACAAAGGGATTTAGAAAAAGCAAATATCAAAATTTTGCCTTTTGATGCAGAGAATGTTCAACCTGGAATGACGATCATTGCTGGTAATGCTTTCCCAGATACGCATGAGGAGATTCAAAGAGCGAAAGAGTTGGGATTAGAAGTTGTTCGTTATCATGACTTTATCGGCGACTTTATCCAAAACTACACGAGTATTGCAGTGACTGGTTCACATGGTAAAACGAGTACGACAGGATTACTTTCACATATGTTGACTGGCATTCGTCCAACAAGTTATTTAATTGGTGATGGCACAGGACATGGCGATCCTCAAGCAGAATTTTTTGCATTTGAAGCTTGTGAATATCGTCGCCATTTCTTAGCATATTCGCCTGATTATGTTATCATGACAAATATTGATTTTGATCATCCAGATTATTATACAAGTATTGATGATGTGTTTACCGCATTTCAATCAATGGCAAATCAAGTGAAAAAAGCGATCTTTGCCTATGGAGACGATGCTTACTTAAGAAAATTAGAAGCAGATGTTCCGATCTATTATTATGGTGTTTCTGAAGATGATGATATCCAAGCTCGGAATATCGAACGCACAACGACGGGGTCAGCTTTCGATGTGTACCACAAAGATGAATTTGTGGGACATTTCACTGTTCCTGCTTTTGGCAAACATAATATATTAAATGCATTAGGCGTGATCGCAGTTGCTTATTTTGAAAAACTAGACCAAGAAGAAGTAGCGAAAGAATTGTTAACATTCCCAGGTGTAAAACGTCGCTTTAGCGAAAAAATCGTAGCTGATATGACAGTTGTAGATGATTATGCTCATCATCCAGCTGAAATCAAAGCAACAATCGATGGGGCTCGACAAAAGTACCCTGATAAAGAAATCATTGCAGTTTTCCAACCTCATACATTTACCCGCACAATTGCTTTGATGGATGAGTTTGCAGAAGCACTAGATCTTGCAGATAAAGTTTACCTATGTGATATATTTGGCTCTGCTCGTGAAGAACAGGGCGATGTCAAAATTGAAGATCTTGGCAATAAAATCAAAAAAGGTGGTCAAGTGATCAAAGAAGACAATGTTTCTCCTTTACTTGATTTCCACGATGCTGTCATTATCTTTATGGGTGCAGGGGACGTTCAAAAATTTGAACAAGCGTATGAAAAATTATTAAGTAGTACGACAAAGAATGTATTGTAA
- the coaE gene encoding dephospho-CoA kinase (Dephospho-CoA kinase (CoaE) performs the final step in coenzyme A biosynthesis.): MSKLPKTKNQQVGYVLGLTGGIATGKSTAAAVFSRHQIPMIDGDIIAREVVQPQTPGLAAIVQEFGEEILQEDGSLDRVALAKIIFDSTEQRQKLDRLLDPFIRQAITEQIKQQKANYPLVVVDIPLLFEGHYEQEMDAVAVVYLPEEIQLQRLMKRNQLTLDEAKKRIQSQMPIEEKKKLADIVFDNSGSKDELTCQIERWLSDFNNRFL, encoded by the coding sequence TTGTCCAAATTGCCAAAGACTAAAAATCAGCAAGTAGGCTATGTCTTAGGCTTAACTGGTGGGATTGCTACTGGGAAAAGCACTGCAGCAGCTGTTTTTAGCCGTCACCAAATCCCGATGATCGATGGAGATATCATCGCCCGTGAAGTCGTCCAACCTCAGACTCCTGGATTGGCGGCAATCGTTCAAGAATTTGGGGAAGAAATCCTTCAAGAAGATGGCTCGCTTGATCGAGTAGCTTTAGCTAAGATTATTTTCGATTCGACAGAACAAAGACAAAAACTTGATCGCTTATTAGACCCCTTTATCCGTCAAGCGATTACGGAACAGATTAAGCAACAAAAAGCAAATTATCCTTTAGTTGTCGTTGATATCCCTTTATTATTTGAAGGTCATTATGAACAGGAAATGGATGCTGTAGCAGTCGTTTACCTTCCAGAAGAAATTCAATTGCAACGTTTGATGAAAAGAAATCAATTGACACTAGACGAAGCAAAGAAAAGAATACAAAGCCAGATGCCGATTGAAGAAAAGAAAAAATTAGCAGATATCGTTTTTGACAATTCCGGTAGTAAGGATGAACTGACTTGTCAAATCGAACGTTGGCTCTCGGACTTCAACAATCGATTTCTTTGA
- a CDS encoding replication initiation and membrane attachment family protein, with translation MDNAWKELQPKNIYQGRKSYPLREEGKSSLLYLYQPLIGSEALSLYFTLLSEIPLQKGVGPEGLHADLLSSLNCGIPQLYEARKKLEGIGLLEVFFKEDPSLGGCFIYELLEPIEPLAFFKDTLLSFLLLEKVGQRRFDQLIQLFQPEHFSTNDYQKITKKFLEVYRFNEKTYAADQEKLEGNQQSFTTKSTDLGKSMEQSTLDWRFLTDWLAKKHIMNLDESLKEQLTMYHLLYGVDELTLGEWVVQAYDFSEQTVSVKELQRIVLVNQQTKRTNTLANQNEEATSANQNETPKEATALTNATLQLVNEAKSIPPMKYLEALKQAKGGYVSKQETWLLQDLVSQSGLSNSLINILINYVLVIKDRPSLTASFVNTIANEWAQKKIMTPEEAIEHIRKTNSKVKQNTKNTNQNYSTNRRNVRREKLPDWVNQPKEEKKISSEKKAEIERRFKEYFAKKEGDS, from the coding sequence TTGGATAACGCATGGAAAGAGCTTCAACCTAAAAATATCTACCAAGGAAGAAAAAGCTATCCGCTAAGAGAAGAAGGGAAATCCTCATTACTTTATCTCTACCAGCCATTAATCGGCAGTGAAGCTTTGAGTTTGTATTTTACCTTACTATCAGAAATTCCTTTACAAAAAGGCGTTGGACCGGAAGGATTACATGCTGATCTGTTAAGTAGCTTGAATTGTGGTATTCCTCAGCTTTATGAAGCACGAAAAAAACTAGAAGGGATCGGACTTTTAGAAGTTTTTTTCAAAGAAGACCCTAGCTTAGGGGGATGTTTTATTTATGAGTTACTTGAGCCAATTGAACCGTTAGCATTTTTTAAAGATACATTATTGTCTTTTCTGCTATTAGAAAAAGTCGGTCAACGGCGTTTCGATCAGTTGATCCAACTATTTCAGCCGGAACATTTTTCGACGAATGATTATCAAAAGATCACGAAGAAATTTTTAGAAGTATATCGCTTTAATGAAAAAACATATGCTGCAGATCAAGAGAAACTCGAGGGAAACCAACAGTCATTTACAACCAAATCAACTGATCTGGGGAAGTCCATGGAACAATCCACTCTTGATTGGCGCTTTTTGACAGATTGGTTGGCAAAAAAACATATCATGAATCTAGATGAATCATTGAAGGAACAGTTAACAATGTATCATTTACTTTATGGCGTGGATGAGTTGACATTAGGTGAATGGGTCGTACAAGCGTATGATTTTTCTGAGCAGACAGTATCTGTCAAAGAGCTTCAACGCATCGTATTGGTGAACCAACAGACGAAGCGAACAAATACATTGGCTAATCAAAATGAAGAAGCAACCTCTGCCAATCAGAATGAGACACCTAAGGAAGCAACTGCTCTGACAAATGCGACACTACAGTTAGTGAACGAAGCCAAAAGCATTCCGCCAATGAAATATTTAGAGGCACTGAAACAAGCAAAAGGCGGCTATGTGTCAAAACAAGAAACTTGGCTTTTACAGGATTTAGTTTCACAATCGGGATTGTCGAATAGTTTGATCAATATCCTGATCAATTATGTCTTAGTAATCAAAGATCGTCCTAGCTTAACCGCAAGCTTTGTCAACACGATCGCTAACGAATGGGCACAAAAAAAGATCATGACCCCAGAAGAAGCCATTGAACATATTCGGAAAACCAATAGCAAAGTCAAACAAAATACTAAAAATACGAACCAGAATTATTCAACTAATCGTCGAAACGTTCGTCGTGAGAAATTACCGGATTGGGTCAACCAGCCTAAAGAAGAGAAAAAAATCAGTAGTGAGAAAAAAGCGGAGATCGAACGACGATTCAAAGAATATTTTGCCAAGAAGGAGGGAGATAGCTAA
- the mutM gene encoding DNA-formamidopyrimidine glycosylase, which yields MPELPEVETVRKGLSRLVVGKKIQKIQVLWPRIIEQPETAIFEASLVGEEILSIDRRGKFLIFRLSHYELISHLRMEGKYQFVEKNEPIDKHTHVIFFFEDGSQLRYHDVRKFGRMTLVEKGTSDAYKGIMKLGPEPLPDTFLLDGFRLGLQKSHKAIKPLLLDQKLVTGLGNIYVDEALWEAKIHPEQPADTLKPKEAELLRKAIIDVLSRAIEAGGTTIRSYLNALGESGNFQVALHVYGQTGQPCVRCHTPIVKTKVAQRGTHYCPNCQRLKISK from the coding sequence ATGCCAGAATTACCAGAAGTAGAAACTGTACGAAAAGGCTTGTCTCGTTTAGTCGTTGGAAAGAAAATCCAAAAAATCCAAGTCTTATGGCCAAGAATAATTGAACAACCAGAAACAGCAATCTTTGAAGCTTCGTTAGTTGGCGAAGAGATTCTGTCTATTGATCGAAGAGGCAAGTTTTTAATTTTTCGTTTGAGTCATTATGAATTGATCTCGCATTTACGTATGGAAGGAAAATACCAATTTGTTGAAAAAAATGAACCGATCGATAAACACACGCATGTCATTTTTTTCTTTGAAGATGGTAGCCAACTCCGATACCATGATGTACGTAAATTTGGACGAATGACATTAGTTGAAAAAGGAACGAGTGATGCCTACAAAGGCATCATGAAATTAGGTCCAGAACCGTTGCCAGATACATTTTTATTAGACGGCTTTCGTTTAGGCTTACAAAAATCTCATAAAGCGATTAAACCATTATTATTAGATCAAAAGTTAGTAACAGGTTTAGGGAATATCTATGTGGATGAAGCGCTTTGGGAAGCAAAGATCCATCCAGAACAGCCAGCGGATACATTGAAGCCCAAAGAAGCAGAGTTGTTACGAAAAGCAATTATTGACGTGTTGTCTCGGGCAATTGAGGCTGGCGGAACGACGATCAGGAGTTATCTCAATGCGTTAGGCGAGTCAGGTAACTTTCAAGTAGCTTTACATGTCTATGGTCAGACTGGTCAACCATGTGTTCGTTGTCATACACCGATCGTCAAAACAAAAGTAGCGCAAAGGGGGACTCACTATTGTCCAAATTGCCAAAGACTAAAAATCAGCAAGTAG